A single Mytilus trossulus isolate FHL-02 chromosome 12, PNRI_Mtr1.1.1.hap1, whole genome shotgun sequence DNA region contains:
- the LOC134692225 gene encoding uncharacterized protein LOC134692225: MTTNHQFCSICDQRHLTKPSTDWCSECNQAICTECKDLHAIIKALQHHPLIPIANYLSLGTSFSLVEGHCSLHDDKYQLFCQSHDCFLCLTCLEEHMTCENVIRISKVTKDVKTSENVIEAKKGVSEIVLKFSKLQSQIEDNLRDIKTQKESVLREITQIREKMNNHLNQIESALKTELCEIMDDQCLRNIEMTLQEVIKEKANVEHFHQQVEDLYKYGSDLQTFFGLQKIIAKTATANQYLQTFADDGRADQVTFTCKINKQISDFFEDVKSFGSIQLQEIPSQITLETAKDKDAQLVGSGNKSISDIKLSLVNTINLSGEFTGCCILPDEKIVLCDCKNNSDCIQLLHPHGELIFKIPTASSFHSDVTYIDNQIVAVSSDVQQQVHVINVDTKSIRSMPTPDSCYGTTHKEGSLLCCIQGKGIQSINLGSEKSTTIVNCNLSPLSSITFVDKRIFYTNQKRNSVTCCDMDTGNIIWTFRNASVVKDFRRIAVDNVGNVYIACYSQNKLVVLSADGQHHRQLLSEKDGLLKPYAICYDKTKNRLLIFNRKNTGFLFDVS; encoded by the coding sequence ATGACGACAAATCATCAATTTTGCAGTATATGTGACCAACGCCATCTCACTAAGCCTTCAACTGACTGGTGTTCCGAATGTAACCAAGCTATATGTACCGAATGTAAAGATCTCCATGCAATTATTAAAGCTTTACAACATCATCCTTTAATACCAATAGCAAACTACCTATCTCTTGGTACCTCTTTTTCTTTAGTTGAGGGACATTGTTCCTTACACGACgacaaatatcaattgttttGTCAATCACATGACTGTTTCCTCTGTCTTACGTGTTTAGAAGAACACATGACTTGTGAGAATGTGATTCGTATCAGTAAGGTAACCAAAGATGTAAAAACGTCTGAAAATGTTATAGAAGCTAAGAAGGGTGTATCGGAGATTGTACTAAAGTTTTCGAAATTACAAAGTCAGATTGAAGATAACTTAAGGGATATCAAGACACAGAAAGAATCAGTACTTCGAGAAATAACTCAGATTAGAGAAAAGATGAATAACCATCTGAATCAAATTGAAAGCGCTTTGAAAACAGAACTATGTGAAATAATGGATGATCAGTGCCTCCGTAATATTGAAATGACTTTACAAGAGGTTATAAAGGAGAAAGCGAATGTTGAACATTTCCATCAGCAAGTGGAAGACCTCTATAAATATGGATCAGATCTACAAACGTTCTTTGGCTTGCAAAAGATAATTGCAAAAACTGCCACCGCAAATCAGTACTTGCAGACATTCGCGGACGATGGTAGAGCAGATCAAGTGacatttacctgtaaaattaaTAAGCAAATATCAGACTTTTTTGAAGATGTAAAGAGTTTTGGATCAATTCAATTACAGGAAATTCCGAGTCAGATTACATTGGAAACTGCAAAGGATAAAGATGCACAGTTGGTTGGTTCGGGTAACAAATCTATAAGTGATATCAAACTCAGTTTGGTTAATACTATCAATTTAAGTGGAGAATTTACTGGATGTTGTATTCTCCCAGATGAAAAGATTGTGCTTTgtgattgtaaaaataacagTGACTGTATACAATTATTGCATCCACATGGAGAACTCATTTTTAAAATCCCCACAGCATCCAGctttcattcagatgttacatATATTGATAACCAAATCGTAGCTGTATCATCAGATGTCCAACAGCAAGTACATGTCATAAACGTGGATACAAAATCCATAAGATCCATGCCAACCCCTGATTCATGTTATGGAACAACGCACAAAGAGGGATCACTGCTATGTTGTATTCAAGGGAAAGGCATCCAAAGTATCAATCTTGGAAGTGAGAAAAGTACTACGATTGTAAACTGTAATCTGAGTCCATTGTCTTCTATTACTTTTGTCGacaaaagaatattttatacTAATCAAAAAAGAAATAGTGTGACTTGCTGTGATATGGACACGGGTAATATTATCTGGACATTTAGAAACGCATCTGTTGTGAAGGATTTTCGTAGAATTGCAGTTGACAATGTTGGAAATGTTTACATTGCTTGTTACAGTCAAAATAAACTCGTTGTATTGTCTGCCGACGGACAACATCATAGGCAACTGCTATCGGAAAAAGATGGACTTCTTAAACCTTATGCTATTTGTTATGACAAAACCAAAAATCGTCTCCTGATTTTTAATCGAAAAAATACCGggtttttgtttgatgtgtcATAA